The proteins below are encoded in one region of Campylobacter helveticus:
- a CDS encoding HAD-IIIA family hydrolase, giving the protein MIELIFLDVDGCLTDGKIIYTQNGGEIKEFDVKDGAAIEAWLKLGKKIAIITGRNSPCVEQRAKDLKIEFLFQGIKDKLSCAKELLKDLNLEFSQCAAIGDYHNDKALLEAVGLSFKPKDAHKDLKVDVKLKKKGGNGAVSQMIELIIEKNAMQKEWDALWR; this is encoded by the coding sequence ATGATAGAATTAATTTTTTTAGATGTAGATGGTTGCTTAACGGATGGTAAAATCATCTACACACAAAATGGTGGAGAGATAAAAGAATTTGATGTGAAAGATGGAGCTGCCATTGAGGCGTGGCTTAAGCTTGGCAAAAAAATAGCCATAATTACCGGGCGTAATAGTCCTTGCGTGGAGCAAAGAGCAAAAGATTTAAAAATCGAGTTTTTATTTCAGGGCATTAAAGATAAACTAAGCTGTGCCAAAGAGCTTTTGAAAGATTTAAATTTGGAATTTTCACAATGTGCTGCGATAGGGGATTATCATAACGATAAAGCCTTGCTTGAAGCTGTCGGGCTTAGTTTTAAGCCAAAAGATGCACATAAAGATTTAAAAGTCGATGTAAAGCTTAAGAAAAAGGGCGGAAATGGTGCGGTGTCGCAAATGATAGAGCTTATCATAGAAAAAAATGCTATGCAAAAAGAGTGGGACGCACTTTGGCGATAA
- the yihA gene encoding ribosome biogenesis GTP-binding protein YihA/YsxC gives MINSATFLTSLAKFDSNFEANCSEVAFLGRSNVGKSSLINALCRQKKLAKSSSTPGKTQLINFFKVECKRGEDKFKIHFIDLPGFGYAKVSKNLKEIWNKNLDEFLKLRTSIKLFLHLIDARHTNLEIDLGVEAYLKSFLRADQQILKVFTKADKLNQSQKTKLKNSFENSLLVSNLNKNGLDILENIILEKTLGL, from the coding sequence ATGATAAATAGTGCGACTTTTCTCACTTCTTTGGCGAAATTTGATTCAAATTTCGAAGCAAACTGCAGCGAAGTGGCATTTTTGGGGCGGTCAAATGTGGGCAAAAGCTCTCTCATTAATGCCCTTTGCAGACAAAAAAAACTTGCCAAAAGTTCAAGCACACCGGGAAAAACCCAGCTTATTAATTTTTTTAAAGTAGAATGCAAGAGAGGTGAGGATAAATTTAAAATTCATTTTATTGATTTGCCGGGTTTTGGTTATGCTAAGGTTTCAAAAAATCTTAAAGAAATTTGGAATAAAAATTTAGACGAATTTCTAAAGCTCCGCACTTCTATCAAGCTTTTTTTACATCTTATAGACGCAAGACATACAAATTTGGAGATTGATTTGGGCGTAGAGGCGTATTTGAAAAGTTTTTTAAGAGCCGACCAGCAAATTTTAAAAGTTTTTACTAAAGCAGATAAATTAAATCAAAGCCAAAAAACTAAGCTTAAAAATAGTTTTGAAAATTCTTTACTTGTTTCAAATTTAAATAAAAACGGCTTGGATATTTTAGAAAATATCATCTTGGAAAAAACGCTAGGATTATGA
- the napG gene encoding ferredoxin-type protein NapG has protein sequence MSGRREFFVKSFKGLCLCAGGGFLATLALKADEGVFLRPPGAEDEERFLSKCIRCGLCVKACPYDTLKLASLLDAPQNGTPFFKAREIPCYLCEDIPCIRDCPTDALDKNYLKKENGVKELKMGIAIVDSASCVAHWGIQCDACYRACPLIDKALKIETKRNDRTAKHAFLLPVVDNEYCVGCGLCEKACITEEAAIRVLPRSFVLGKAGAHYVKGWDKEDENRLKGVGTQKRLDNDKAKNYLNEGDLL, from the coding sequence ATGAGTGGTAGAAGGGAGTTTTTCGTCAAAAGCTTTAAAGGCTTGTGTTTGTGTGCTGGGGGAGGATTTTTAGCGACTTTGGCACTTAAGGCAGATGAGGGCGTATTTTTGCGTCCTCCGGGTGCTGAAGATGAGGAGAGATTTTTAAGCAAATGTATCCGTTGTGGGCTGTGCGTGAAAGCTTGTCCTTACGATACGCTAAAACTTGCCTCTTTGCTTGACGCACCGCAAAATGGCACACCCTTTTTTAAAGCGCGAGAAATTCCTTGCTATCTTTGTGAGGATATTCCTTGCATTAGGGATTGTCCAACTGATGCTTTAGATAAAAATTATCTTAAAAAAGAAAATGGCGTTAAAGAGCTTAAAATGGGTATTGCTATAGTCGATAGTGCTTCTTGTGTCGCACACTGGGGCATACAATGCGATGCGTGTTATAGAGCCTGTCCTTTGATAGACAAAGCGTTAAAGATAGAGACAAAAAGAAACGACCGCACCGCCAAACACGCATTTTTACTCCCTGTGGTTGATAATGAGTATTGTGTGGGTTGTGGGCTGTGTGAAAAGGCTTGTATTACGGAGGAGGCCGCAATTCGCGTTTTGCCTAGAAGTTTTGTTTTGGGTAAGGCTGGGGCGCATTATGTCAAAGGCTGGGACAAAGAAGATGAAAATAGACTTAAAGGCGTAGGCACACAAAAAAGGCTTGATAATGACAAAGCAAAAAATTATCTTAATGAGGGGGATTTGCTATGA
- a CDS encoding nitrate reductase cytochrome c-type subunit yields the protein MKNKIFLVSAAAALFLAACAMNNGVSSEQIGLRKANLNNENGVVLSDINYSGLGAGESALLERAFENAPPLISHNLDGMLPITRDSNSCLTCHDKAIARDVGAIAAPETHYYDFRKNKSTGDTISEVRFNCTQCHVAQSDAKPLVGNTFKAEFKNETLKTKSNLIDVMNEGVK from the coding sequence ATGAAAAATAAAATTTTCTTAGTTTCTGCGGCAGCAGCTTTATTTTTAGCAGCTTGTGCTATGAACAATGGGGTAAGTTCCGAACAAATTGGACTTAGAAAAGCAAATTTAAATAATGAAAATGGCGTGGTTTTAAGCGACATTAATTATAGTGGTTTAGGTGCTGGAGAATCAGCTCTTTTGGAAAGAGCTTTTGAAAATGCTCCGCCTTTAATCTCGCACAATCTTGATGGTATGCTTCCTATCACTAGAGATAGTAATTCTTGTCTAACTTGCCACGATAAGGCTATTGCTAGGGATGTTGGAGCGATTGCAGCACCTGAAACGCATTATTATGACTTTAGGAAAAATAAATCCACAGGCGATACGATTAGTGAGGTAAGATTTAACTGCACTCAGTGCCATGTCGCTCAAAGCGATGCGAAACCTTTGGTAGGAAATACCTTTAAAGCGGAATTTAAAAATGAAACGCTTAAAACAAAATCCAATCTTATCGATGTAATGAACGAGGGCGTGAAATAA
- the napH gene encoding quinol dehydrogenase ferredoxin subunit NapH, with amino-acid sequence MKYLILRRIVQISILVLFSFSVFDFILKGDLSSSKLFSVIPLSDPFAVLQIYLASFSVDMMALLGACVVLILYGVFLGRAFCAWVCPVNLITDFAAFIRVKFGFKANKSLILSKNLRYYLLGLVLILSFALSLPVFEGISYIGIVHRGIIFGGASWLFVAFVIFCVDTFLSFRATCSHLCPLGAFYALISRFALLKIKHKANHCTKCYHCVSVCPEKQVLWMVGKESVSVNSGECIRCGRCIDVCNDDALSFNIFDLRKNNEK; translated from the coding sequence ATGAAGTATCTTATCCTAAGACGCATCGTGCAAATTTCTATTTTGGTGCTTTTTAGCTTTAGTGTGTTTGACTTTATCTTAAAGGGCGATTTAAGCTCATCTAAACTTTTTTCCGTGATACCGCTTAGCGACCCTTTTGCTGTGCTTCAAATTTATCTTGCTAGTTTTAGCGTGGATATGATGGCTTTGCTTGGGGCTTGTGTGGTGCTTATTTTATATGGTGTGTTTTTAGGTAGAGCGTTTTGTGCTTGGGTCTGTCCTGTGAATTTAATCACAGATTTTGCCGCTTTTATAAGGGTAAAATTTGGATTTAAGGCAAACAAAAGCTTAATTTTAAGTAAAAATTTACGCTATTATCTTTTGGGTTTGGTTTTAATCCTCTCTTTTGCACTTTCTTTGCCTGTGTTTGAGGGAATTTCTTATATAGGTATCGTGCATAGGGGGATTATATTTGGTGGAGCTTCTTGGCTTTTTGTTGCTTTTGTGATTTTTTGCGTTGATACATTTTTAAGCTTTAGGGCGACTTGTTCGCATTTGTGTCCGCTAGGAGCTTTTTATGCTTTAATCTCGCGTTTTGCCTTATTAAAAATCAAGCATAAGGCAAATCATTGCACAAAATGCTATCACTGCGTGAGCGTTTGTCCTGAAAAACAAGTGCTTTGGATGGTGGGAAAAGAAAGTGTGAGCGTGAATTCTGGCGAGTGTATAAGATGCGGTAGGTGTATCGATGTGTGTAATGACGATGCTTTGAGTTTTAATATATTTGATTTAAGGAAAAATAATGAAAAATAA
- a CDS encoding WD40 repeat domain-containing protein encodes MKKILLFLVLSLELMGFKIELNSNVTALKLEEKLLYVGTDEGKIFLFETKDLRGQNEDVFLKEPLVKLEKVQNYYEFLGAKIYHIDVLKNKMLILSEGDYGGKNLSIYEDKTLIKTKKLEFEGVSRAFFIDENTLLVGLIGSEIKLLNLDFKELKSFKFSHSSLNDLALSEDKKRLVAGFESGEVELFDLEKWQILKNYNTLHKDNIYQVSCKNGVILSCGTDRRVGVINQEKQDFLQKDFLIYACALSPSGKIGAFSDNDRGITELFEIATLKSIKKFENLDMMSEFIIFLDDENLLISGFGKVILMRSL; translated from the coding sequence ATGAAAAAAATTCTCCTTTTTCTTGTGCTTAGTTTAGAACTTATGGGTTTTAAAATCGAGCTAAATTCAAATGTTACAGCTTTAAAGCTCGAAGAAAAACTTTTATATGTAGGCACAGATGAGGGGAAAATTTTTTTATTTGAAACAAAGGATTTAAGAGGGCAAAATGAGGATGTTTTCTTAAAAGAGCCTTTGGTTAAGCTTGAAAAAGTGCAAAATTATTATGAATTTTTGGGGGCGAAAATTTATCATATTGATGTTTTAAAAAACAAAATGCTTATTTTAAGCGAGGGAGATTATGGTGGCAAGAATTTAAGCATTTATGAAGATAAGACTTTGATTAAAACCAAAAAGCTTGAATTTGAGGGTGTAAGTCGTGCTTTTTTTATCGATGAAAATACTTTGCTTGTTGGATTGATAGGTTCTGAAATCAAGCTTTTAAATTTGGATTTTAAAGAGCTTAAAAGCTTTAAATTTTCACATTCTAGTTTAAATGATTTGGCTTTAAGTGAAGATAAAAAGAGACTTGTGGCTGGATTTGAAAGTGGGGAGGTGGAGCTTTTTGATTTGGAAAAATGGCAAATTCTTAAAAATTACAATACCTTACATAAGGACAATATTTATCAGGTAAGTTGCAAAAATGGTGTGATTTTAAGCTGTGGCACGGATAGACGCGTAGGGGTGATAAACCAAGAGAAACAAGATTTTTTACAAAAAGATTTCTTAATTTACGCTTGTGCTTTAAGTCCAAGTGGAAAAATTGGTGCTTTTAGTGATAATGATAGGGGCATTACAGAGCTTTTTGAAATTGCGACTTTAAAAAGTATAAAAAAATTTGAAAATTTAGATATGATGAGTGAATTTATTATTTTTTTAGATGATGAGAATTTATTAATTTCTGGTTTTGGTAAAGTGATTTTGATGAGGAGTTTATGA
- the napA gene encoding periplasmic nitrate reductase subunit alpha, with amino-acid sequence MNRRDFIKNTAIASAASVAGMSVPSSLMAAPKEEWQWDKSVCRFCGTGCGIMVARKDGKIVAIKGDPAAPVNRGLNCIKGYFNAKIMYGEDRLVMPLLRVNSKGEFDKKGKFQQVSWQRAFDEMEKQFKKAYNELGVTGVGIFGSGQYTIQEGYASVKLAKAGFRTNNIDPNARHCMASAVVGFMQTFGVDEPSGCYDDIELTDTIITWGANMAEMHPILWSRVSDRKLSNLDKVKVVNLSTFSNRTSHIADTEIIFKPNTDLAIWNYIAREIVYNHPEAMDKEFIKKHCVFATGYADIGYGMRNNPNHPKFKKSEKDIVAKENSIVLDEEEATALSYLGVKAGDTFKMTHQGVPDKNWEISFEEFKKGLEPYTLDYVAKVAKGDESESLEDFKKKLQELANLYIEKNRKVVSFWTMGFNQHTRGTWVNEQAYMIHFLLGKQAKPGSGAFSLTGQPSACGTAREVGTFSHRLPADMVVANPKHRAVSEKIWKVPNGTINPKPGSPYLKIMRDLEDGKIKFAWVQVNNPWQNTANANHWIEAARNMDNFIVVSDCYPGISAKVADLILPSAMIYEKWGSYGNAERRTQHWRQQVLPVGAAMSDTWQVMEFAKRFKLKEVWDEKKVDDKLTLPSVLAEAKAMGYSEEDTLYDVLFANAEAKKFKADDKIAKGYDNSEANGDERKIIGSDGKEFTGYGFFVQKYLWEEYRKFGLGHGHDLADFNTYHQVRGLRWPVVNGKETQWRFNTKFDYYARKAAPNSDFAFYGVFDKNLQKGDLLGPRTEEKFSIKNKAKIFFRPFMKAPERPSEEYPFWLSTGRVLEHWHSGTMTMRVPELYRAVPEALCYMNEEDCKKLKLEQGDLVWVESRRGKVKAKVDMRGRNKPPKGLVYVPWFDENVYINKVTLDATCPLSKQTDFKKCAVKITKV; translated from the coding sequence ATGAATAGAAGGGATTTTATCAAGAATACGGCAATTGCAAGTGCTGCAAGTGTCGCTGGTATGAGTGTGCCAAGCTCTTTAATGGCTGCACCTAAGGAAGAATGGCAATGGGATAAATCCGTATGCCGATTTTGTGGAACGGGCTGTGGGATTATGGTGGCTAGAAAAGATGGCAAAATAGTCGCCATTAAAGGAGACCCTGCTGCACCTGTAAACCGTGGGCTTAACTGCATTAAGGGTTATTTTAATGCTAAGATTATGTATGGTGAAGACCGCCTTGTAATGCCTTTACTTAGAGTGAATAGTAAGGGAGAATTTGATAAAAAAGGTAAATTTCAGCAAGTTTCGTGGCAAAGAGCTTTTGATGAAATGGAAAAGCAATTTAAAAAAGCTTACAATGAGCTTGGTGTAACAGGCGTTGGAATTTTTGGTAGCGGGCAATATACCATCCAAGAAGGCTATGCAAGTGTCAAACTTGCAAAAGCTGGTTTTAGGACAAATAATATTGATCCAAATGCAAGGCATTGTATGGCTTCTGCTGTTGTGGGCTTTATGCAAACTTTTGGCGTTGATGAGCCATCGGGCTGTTATGATGATATAGAGCTAACCGACACTATCATCACTTGGGGAGCAAATATGGCAGAAATGCACCCTATACTTTGGTCAAGAGTAAGTGATAGAAAGCTAAGCAATTTAGATAAGGTTAAGGTTGTTAATCTTAGCACTTTTTCAAACCGCACAAGTCATATCGCAGATACTGAGATTATTTTTAAACCAAATACAGATTTGGCGATTTGGAACTACATAGCAAGGGAAATTGTTTATAATCACCCTGAAGCTATGGATAAAGAATTTATCAAAAAACACTGCGTATTTGCTACAGGTTATGCAGATATAGGCTATGGTATGAGAAATAATCCAAACCATCCTAAATTTAAAAAGAGCGAAAAAGATATTGTCGCTAAAGAAAACAGCATAGTTTTAGATGAAGAAGAAGCGACAGCTTTATCTTATCTTGGCGTAAAGGCTGGAGATACTTTTAAAATGACACATCAAGGTGTGCCTGATAAAAACTGGGAAATTTCTTTTGAGGAATTTAAAAAAGGATTAGAGCCTTATACTTTAGACTATGTAGCTAAGGTAGCTAAGGGCGATGAGAGCGAGAGTTTGGAGGACTTTAAGAAAAAACTTCAAGAGCTTGCAAATTTATACATAGAAAAAAATCGCAAAGTGGTCAGCTTTTGGACTATGGGCTTTAATCAGCACACAAGAGGCACTTGGGTCAATGAGCAAGCTTATATGATACACTTTTTACTTGGCAAACAAGCAAAGCCGGGTAGTGGTGCCTTTTCCTTGACAGGTCAGCCATCAGCCTGTGGAACCGCCAGAGAGGTTGGGACTTTTTCACACCGCTTGCCAGCAGATATGGTCGTAGCAAATCCAAAACACAGAGCTGTTTCAGAAAAAATTTGGAAAGTTCCTAATGGCACAATTAATCCAAAGCCGGGTTCCCCTTACCTTAAAATTATGCGTGATTTAGAGGACGGAAAGATTAAATTTGCTTGGGTGCAAGTGAATAATCCTTGGCAAAATACCGCTAATGCTAACCACTGGATTGAAGCAGCTCGCAATATGGACAACTTCATCGTTGTGAGCGATTGCTATCCGGGAATTTCAGCCAAAGTGGCAGATTTAATTTTGCCGAGTGCGATGATTTATGAAAAGTGGGGTTCTTATGGTAACGCCGAAAGAAGAACGCAGCACTGGAGACAGCAAGTGCTTCCTGTGGGTGCGGCGATGAGCGATACTTGGCAGGTTATGGAATTTGCAAAACGCTTTAAGCTTAAAGAAGTTTGGGATGAGAAAAAAGTCGATGACAAGCTTACTTTACCTAGTGTTTTGGCAGAGGCTAAGGCTATGGGTTATAGCGAGGAAGATACGCTTTATGATGTGCTTTTTGCTAATGCTGAGGCAAAGAAATTTAAGGCTGATGACAAAATTGCCAAAGGTTATGATAATAGTGAAGCAAACGGCGATGAGAGAAAGATTATTGGTAGCGATGGTAAAGAATTTACCGGTTATGGCTTCTTCGTGCAAAAATATCTTTGGGAAGAATACCGAAAATTTGGCTTAGGGCACGGACACGATTTGGCAGATTTTAATACTTATCACCAAGTAAGAGGCTTAAGATGGCCTGTGGTAAATGGTAAAGAAACGCAGTGGAGATTTAATACTAAATTTGATTATTACGCAAGAAAAGCTGCGCCAAATAGCGACTTTGCGTTTTATGGAGTTTTTGATAAAAATTTACAAAAAGGCGATTTGTTAGGTCCTAGAACAGAAGAGAAATTTAGCATTAAAAACAAGGCTAAAATTTTCTTTAGACCATTTATGAAAGCACCTGAGCGTCCAAGTGAGGAGTATCCTTTCTGGCTTTCAACGGGTAGAGTTTTGGAGCATTGGCATAGTGGGACGATGACTATGCGCGTGCCTGAGCTTTACCGTGCTGTGCCTGAGGCACTTTGCTATATGAATGAGGAGGATTGCAAAAAGCTTAAATTAGAGCAAGGTGATTTAGTATGGGTGGAATCACGCCGCGGCAAGGTTAAGGCAAAAGTGGATATGAGAGGGAGAAACAAGCCTCCTAAAGGACTTGTTTATGTGCCTTGGTTTGATGAAAATGTGTATATTAATAAAGTTACGCTTGATGCGACTTGTCCGCTTTCAAAGCAAACCGACTTTAAAAAGTGCGCTGTGAAAATCACTAAGGTTTGA
- a CDS encoding septal ring lytic transglycosylase RlpA family protein, giving the protein MLRSVLVSLSLLLLSGCGVTSYLSENFNGDAQVYYPTNDFKSDPSKSGSKGTMKPYTINGKTYYPTVVEVGETADGIASWYGPGFHGKKTSNGETYNQNGLTAAHKTLPMNTILKVTNLNNNRQVTVRVNDRGPFAHNRIIDLSKGAATQIDMIHSGTAPVRLEVIGFGDKNSGNEVVHSNTNYGSGGAISGGGQIYEGGNFMVQIGAFKNRSGAEITASKYKTYRSYSSTIRTSSVDGLNRVFLTGFRSEEEARDFASSGAFAGAFVVRE; this is encoded by the coding sequence ATGCTCAGGTCAGTTCTCGTTAGCTTAAGCCTTTTGCTTTTAAGTGGATGTGGGGTTACGAGCTATTTGAGTGAAAATTTTAATGGGGACGCTCAGGTTTATTATCCAACTAATGATTTTAAGAGCGACCCTTCCAAATCTGGCTCTAAAGGCACAATGAAGCCTTATACCATCAATGGCAAAACTTATTATCCAACCGTTGTTGAAGTGGGTGAGACTGCTGATGGGATTGCTAGTTGGTATGGACCGGGTTTTCACGGCAAAAAAACAAGTAATGGCGAAACTTATAATCAAAATGGCTTAACCGCAGCACATAAAACCTTACCGATGAATACGATTTTAAAAGTAACAAATTTAAATAATAATCGCCAAGTAACAGTTCGTGTCAATGACCGCGGTCCTTTTGCACATAATAGAATTATCGATTTGTCCAAAGGTGCGGCGACCCAAATTGATATGATACATTCAGGAACTGCACCTGTAAGACTTGAAGTGATAGGTTTTGGCGATAAAAATTCTGGCAATGAAGTCGTGCATTCTAATACAAATTATGGAAGTGGCGGGGCTATTTCAGGTGGAGGACAAATTTATGAGGGAGGAAATTTTATGGTGCAAATTGGTGCGTTTAAAAACCGCTCTGGTGCCGAAATAACTGCCTCGAAATATAAAACCTATAGAAGTTATAGCTCAACGATACGCACAAGTTCTGTTGATGGGCTAAACCGCGTCTTTTTAACAGGCTTTAGAAGTGAAGAAGAGGCGAGAGATTTCGCAAGTAGTGGAGCTTTTGCAGGTGCTTTTGTGGTGAGAGAGTGA
- a CDS encoding LptA/OstA family protein, whose amino-acid sequence MAYKSLVGLFLTFNIIFADSIEVKALNFYADENAGKSILSGNVVVSRGKDVLNTEELIIFMDKDRKPLRYEANKNPKFSINLSGKTYKGSGDKFIYNVLKDTYEINGNAFIHEINTDKKLYGDKIIVDRKANVYQVQSRQNKPARFVFELEDDK is encoded by the coding sequence GTGGCTTATAAATCGCTAGTTGGGCTTTTTTTAACTTTCAATATTATTTTCGCAGATAGCATTGAGGTAAAGGCGTTAAATTTTTATGCAGATGAAAATGCTGGGAAAAGTATATTAAGCGGTAATGTTGTCGTAAGTAGAGGCAAAGATGTGCTGAATACTGAAGAGCTTATCATTTTTATGGATAAAGACAGAAAGCCTTTGCGTTACGAGGCAAATAAAAATCCCAAATTTAGCATTAACCTGAGTGGCAAGACATATAAGGGGAGCGGAGATAAATTTATCTATAATGTATTAAAAGATACTTACGAGATAAATGGAAACGCTTTTATCCACGAGATAAACACAGATAAAAAACTTTACGGCGATAAAATCATCGTTGATAGAAAAGCAAATGTTTATCAAGTGCAAAGTAGGCAAAATAAACCTGCGCGTTTTGTTTTTGAGCTTGAAGATGATAAATAG
- the mrdA gene encoding penicillin-binding protein 2 — MRMRLVVAFIFLFFVLLLSRVYYLSIKSNVYYEELARQNSIKTDYLAPTRGEILDRNGSILAMNDLGFSIALKPYLSIKKEHRGKLEMEVAKLQEHFPDLNATMLIRNYKRSDSYYNQDFIELVDFLTYDEISPHFSQLSQNENIRIIPTTKRKYPYGKLASHIIGYTQKANLQDMSENEIAKLTNYTGKSGIERYYNEILQGQRGERVYKVNAFNQVLEELSYKDSSSQDIILSLDVNLQSYLSEIFADNSGAAVVMDAYSGEILAASSFPEYDLNPFVRGISTKDWKALIENLDHPFTNRLVNANYPPGSVVKMGVGLAFLNSNSINTATEFYCSGSVELAGRNFRCWNRSGHGSMDLKHAIKHSCDVYFYEGSLKVGIDLIASTLSRIGFGAKTGVDLPNEFVGVVPSKEWKMQRYKKPWYQGETLNTSIGQGNFLVTPMQIAKYTAQIATGEKVSPHFLKDKNVSTNKEIFTLFEKAQLPYIRNAMYAVANEQGGTAYRYLNHLPVKIAAKTGTAQVIGFSQADKNRVNEAELKYYTRSHTWITSYAPYDKPRYVVTILLEHGGKSTTTGALTAQIYQKMHQMGYFKN, encoded by the coding sequence ATGAGAATGCGTCTTGTTGTAGCTTTTATTTTTCTTTTTTTTGTGCTTTTATTAAGTAGAGTGTATTATCTTAGTATAAAGTCTAATGTCTATTATGAAGAACTTGCAAGGCAAAATTCCATTAAAACGGACTATCTAGCTCCAACAAGAGGCGAGATACTAGATAGAAATGGCTCTATTTTGGCGATGAATGACTTGGGATTTAGCATAGCATTGAAGCCATATTTGAGCATCAAAAAGGAGCATAGAGGTAAGTTAGAAATGGAAGTAGCCAAGCTACAAGAGCATTTCCCAGATCTCAATGCAACAATGCTAATAAGAAATTACAAACGAAGCGATTCTTATTATAATCAAGATTTTATCGAGCTGGTTGATTTTCTTACTTACGATGAGATAAGTCCGCATTTTTCTCAACTTTCTCAAAATGAAAATATCCGCATTATCCCAACGACAAAGCGTAAGTATCCGTATGGTAAATTAGCCTCCCACATCATAGGCTATACGCAAAAAGCAAATTTGCAAGATATGAGTGAAAATGAGATAGCAAAACTCACAAACTACACGGGAAAAAGTGGGATAGAGCGTTATTATAATGAAATTTTGCAAGGGCAAAGAGGCGAGAGGGTTTATAAAGTTAATGCCTTTAATCAAGTGCTAGAAGAGCTTTCTTATAAAGATTCAAGCTCACAAGATATCATTTTGAGCTTGGATGTTAATTTGCAAAGTTATTTAAGTGAAATTTTTGCTGATAATAGCGGAGCAGCTGTGGTGATGGACGCTTATAGTGGAGAAATTTTAGCTGCTTCAAGCTTTCCGGAATACGACTTAAATCCTTTTGTTCGTGGAATTTCCACAAAAGACTGGAAAGCCTTGATAGAAAATTTAGACCACCCTTTTACTAATCGCTTGGTTAATGCAAATTACCCACCCGGCTCCGTTGTGAAAATGGGCGTTGGACTTGCTTTTTTAAATTCAAATTCCATCAATACCGCCACTGAGTTTTATTGCTCTGGTTCTGTTGAGTTAGCAGGGCGAAATTTTCGCTGTTGGAATCGAAGCGGACACGGCTCTATGGACCTAAAACACGCCATCAAGCATAGTTGTGATGTGTATTTTTATGAAGGGAGCTTAAAAGTGGGGATAGATCTTATAGCCTCCACGCTTTCACGCATAGGCTTTGGGGCAAAAACAGGCGTAGATTTGCCTAATGAATTTGTCGGGGTCGTGCCAAGTAAAGAGTGGAAAATGCAACGCTATAAAAAGCCGTGGTATCAAGGCGAAACGCTCAATACTAGCATAGGGCAGGGCAATTTTTTAGTAACTCCTATGCAAATTGCCAAATACACCGCACAAATTGCCACAGGAGAGAAAGTTAGTCCTCACTTTTTAAAAGATAAAAATGTTAGCACAAATAAAGAAATTTTTACACTTTTTGAAAAAGCTCAACTTCCATACATTAGAAATGCAATGTATGCCGTGGCAAATGAGCAGGGTGGAACGGCTTATCGCTATCTTAATCATTTGCCTGTGAAGATAGCGGCAAAAACAGGCACGGCTCAGGTGATTGGCTTTTCTCAAGCGGATAAAAATAGGGTCAATGAAGCCGAGCTTAAATACTATACGCGTTCTCACACTTGGATTACAAGTTATGCGCCTTATGATAAGCCGCGTTATGTGGTAACCATCTTGCTTGAGCATGGTGGAAAAAGCACGACCACAGGAGCTTTAACCGCACAAATTTATCAAAAAATGCATCAAATGGGTTATTTTAAAAATTAA